The sequence below is a genomic window from Aureispira sp. CCB-E.
TTGAAGAATCCTTATCCATTGAAGATATGGAGCAAGAGTTAATCAAAAAAGCGCTAGCCAAACATCGAGGAAAGCGCAAAGAAGCGGCAAAGGAACTCGGCATTTCAGAACGGACATTGTATCGAAAAATTCGTCAATATGAAATTGAGGCTTAAGTATTCCACGCAGTAGCACCTTGTATTAGTTTTATAAATGCAATTGATTTTGCCTCATTTTCTCTTGATAAAATATTCTGATATAGCACCAAAGATAAACCAACGATCAATAATACGATCTTATTTTTGGTGCTATTTTAAATCAACTTTTTATCTCTTGCTTTTCTTGTTTTCAGAATATTCCATACCAATCCAAAAGCAGGTAAGGTAATCAACCAAGCTACTCGGCTATTATAACGATCATAAACACCAGAAGTTGAAGCAACAATAAATGCATTTACCAAAATTCCCAAAATTAGCAGTGTAGCCAATGCCTTTTCTTGTTCTGAATAACCTCTATAAAAAAAGAAAGCCATCAAAACAATAAACGCAGATAAATATAACACAACCTTTTGCACAAAATTAGCGACATATACTTCCTGCTCTGTATATGTTTTTAGAACTTGGCGACTGTCTTGCCCTGCCAAATAATAGGTAGGAAAATAAGGTTTTATGGGAGCCATAAATGGGCGATCTTTGGTATTCCCCATATCTTCCTGATTGTTATAATCAAAAAAAGACAGCTGCATCAAGGTGGCTTCTAAACTGCGAATGATATACTTTTTTAAATACTTAGGGTGGGTTAAAATTTTCCAACATAACTCATTGTAAAGGGCTACTTTTTCATCTGACCAATGCCATAACTCCTTCTTGTTAAAATAACTTCCTGGCGACCATAAAAAGTACCGCCCCAAACCCAATGACTTTATATGCCCGCAAATATCATGGTCGAATTCCGTGCAATTTTCTTCTAAATAGCTTTGGGCTAGACCAAAATCACACAATCGAGCAAACAAAAATATTCCTCCGCCTTCAGTTCCAACAAAGCCTCCACCTCGACTGTATTGAATGGTACAAGTTGTTAGATAACTCCCTCCTACCAGAGCCATCATAAATGCCAATTTTCGGCCTGTAATCCCCAATTGTTGGTATCTAGCTTTCCCTCCTTTCAAGAACCTTCCCAACAACACTACCAAAAGTAGAATTAGATTTAACAACGTATGCGAATTATGCATTCCTGAAGATAGAAGAAATAAAAAGACTGCTATTCCAAAATCTCTTCTTGATATATTGGTTGCTAGTAATAAAAGACAGAAACTGAGTAGGACAATTGGAGTAAAAATATCTGGCATTAGCATGCTAACGTGAAAAGAAGCTGCCGTTGTTGCTGCAATCATGCAAATATAAGAAGTCAAAGAAACTGCTAAGTATTTGCTAGGGAAAAAGTATTTAAAAATCAAGTGAATAGCTCCTATCAAAATAATTCCCTGTGCCAATAAAACCAACCACAAAGACTCCCATAAACTAACGTGTCGTATAAAACCACCATACAACCACAATCGTGTATTGCCTGCTTTCCCTTCAAATCCTGAAATAATATACCCCAATGAGTCGGTAAAAAACAAGGGAAAACCATTATAAAAAGCTGGGATACATAGTACAATAGAAAGAAGAAAGAAAAGAAGAATATATTGTTTATTTGATATCCTCATAAAGATTCCGTTTGTTTTAAAAGCAAAAGAATAGTATGCTTACAGTAATAAGGAGGACATAAAATAAGTATCCTTTTTTTAGTCGTAAAAACATTACGCCTCCTCAAAAGACTCCTATAAAATGCCATATACTTAATAGATAGGGTACTAAAATCGTGTAAACATAAAAAATTATACCCTTAATTACAAGTTCATCTAACAGGTATTCTAGAAACATTTATGCAATACATATTTCTATTTTTATCTTTTAAACAGTAATGATTCGTACATTAGTACCCCCTATTACTATTACTTAACAAAAAGCTTAATGAATATGTATAAACTTACTTATTATCTAATTTCTATCGCTTATTTTTCCATCTGTCTTGCCTGTGTTTCGGTACCCAAAAACACGCACAACTCTTCTGAGCGTATTGCTACAGGGGCAGGTCCCGAAGATATACTCTTAGATACTATTTCATGTCAACACCCTAGATTACTGGTTTCTTGCACCAATCGCCGCTTAAAAGATAGTATTCCTAATGGGAATATTTATGCCATTGATTTGGACAAAGATTCTTTAATCAGTCGTCCTCTCCTACGGGTCAACGAACCCGACACACTCGTTTTTCAACCACATGGATTTGACTTGGTTCGTCAAAATGGAAAAGTGTATTTATTTATCGTTTCTCATGACGAGCAAAGAGACAAACACTATGTTTACAAATATGAAGTAAACGAGCAACAACTTAAATTTGTAAAAGCCTATCAAAATATATTAATGAACTCCCCTAATACTGTTGTTGCCTTAAAAAAAGGAGGCTTCTATACTAGTATTGACCAAAAGAAACGAGGCAATCAACTCGCCTTGCTTTTTAAAGCAAAATCAGGTAGCATCGTTTTTTGTGATGAGCAAGGTGGTTGGGCAAAAGTTGCTTCTAAATTGGCGTACCCAAATGGCTTGTATATTACATCCAAAGAGCGTTATTTATACGCAAGTACCACACGCCAGCATACTCTATTTAAGTACAGTATTAAAGCAGATGGAAACTTGATTAATCGAGAAAAAGTTACTCAATTGGTCGGCGGAGACAATATAAGATTAGGTCAAAACAAAGAACTCTTAATTCCTGCACATCTCAAAGCATTTAAGTTTTTTGCTCATTTCAAGGACTCATCCAAGATAGCTCCTAGCGTTGTTTATAGTGTAAATACTACTGATGGAACCAAAGAAGTGGCATATTCTAACGATGGGAAGCAAATTAGTGCTGCATCAACTGCTGTTAGCTACAAAAATCATCTATATATTGCGCAAGTTTATCAACCCTATATATTACGCATTAAGCGAGAAAATAAGGTTTCTAAAAAATAGTACTTTAAGCCTTCGTTAAATAAATCTATATTTTTATGTCTTTTT
It includes:
- a CDS encoding SMP-30/gluconolactonase/LRE family protein gives rise to the protein MYKLTYYLISIAYFSICLACVSVPKNTHNSSERIATGAGPEDILLDTISCQHPRLLVSCTNRRLKDSIPNGNIYAIDLDKDSLISRPLLRVNEPDTLVFQPHGFDLVRQNGKVYLFIVSHDEQRDKHYVYKYEVNEQQLKFVKAYQNILMNSPNTVVALKKGGFYTSIDQKKRGNQLALLFKAKSGSIVFCDEQGGWAKVASKLAYPNGLYITSKERYLYASTTRQHTLFKYSIKADGNLINREKVTQLVGGDNIRLGQNKELLIPAHLKAFKFFAHFKDSSKIAPSVVYSVNTTDGTKEVAYSNDGKQISAASTAVSYKNHLYIAQVYQPYILRIKRENKVSKK